One genomic window of Halomicrobium sp. LC1Hm includes the following:
- a CDS encoding sulfite exporter TauE/SafE family protein, producing the protein MLDSLLGGSGILGTSPEMLALFVGFGLVVGVLFGFFGMGGSFLVTPALLMLDYPAPVAVGSGMAFVFGTAVIATLKHHDLGQVDYKLGVIMITGTTIGIEAGRASVYYLESLGLAGGIISVAYVVLLGGVGAMVTRDALGGDGGDSIDHEAADKDLSEYEIPDVAKTIQRTVRIPPMVTLRGDIRVSAWVITAVAFATGLLSGFLGVGGGFIRMPAMIYAIGVPVPVAVGTDLFEIVFSGGLGSYLYGQGGGVDLGIVAPLLFGSALGARIGSAATAVVDADGIKIYFGGMLLVGAVAVGVGEIGSYVGSPTLELLGLVLVVGAAVVVAVAILYTALSSLRVTRRQQTSTAD; encoded by the coding sequence ATGCTCGATAGCCTGCTCGGCGGGTCCGGGATCCTGGGGACGAGCCCCGAAATGCTCGCGCTGTTCGTCGGATTCGGCCTCGTCGTGGGCGTCCTGTTCGGATTCTTCGGCATGGGCGGGTCGTTCCTCGTCACCCCCGCTCTGCTGATGCTCGATTACCCTGCGCCCGTCGCAGTCGGGAGCGGGATGGCGTTCGTCTTCGGGACGGCCGTCATCGCGACCCTGAAGCACCACGATCTCGGGCAGGTCGACTACAAGCTGGGCGTGATCATGATTACCGGCACGACCATCGGTATCGAGGCCGGGCGCGCCAGCGTCTACTACCTCGAATCGCTGGGACTGGCTGGTGGGATCATCAGCGTCGCGTACGTCGTCTTGCTTGGCGGCGTCGGGGCGATGGTGACCCGTGACGCCCTGGGCGGTGACGGCGGGGATAGCATCGATCACGAGGCTGCTGACAAGGACCTCAGCGAGTACGAGATCCCCGACGTCGCAAAAACGATTCAACGAACCGTTCGGATTCCGCCGATGGTGACGCTCCGAGGCGACATCCGCGTGTCCGCGTGGGTCATCACGGCCGTCGCCTTCGCGACCGGCCTCCTGTCGGGCTTTCTCGGCGTCGGTGGCGGATTCATCCGGATGCCGGCGATGATCTACGCGATCGGTGTTCCCGTGCCCGTCGCCGTCGGGACGGACCTCTTCGAGATCGTCTTCTCCGGCGGTCTCGGGAGTTACCTCTACGGACAGGGTGGCGGCGTCGACCTCGGTATCGTCGCACCGCTGCTGTTCGGGAGCGCACTCGGTGCGCGTATCGGCTCCGCCGCGACCGCCGTCGTCGACGCCGACGGCATCAAGATCTACTTCGGCGGCATGTTGCTGGTCGGTGCCGTTGCCGTCGGCGTCGGCGAGATCGGGTCCTACGTCGGGAGCCCGACGCTCGAACTGCTCGGACTGGTGCTCGTCGTCGGCGCGGCGGTCGTCGTCGCCGTGGCGATCCTCTATACGGCGCTGTCGTCACTGCGCGTGACACGTCGTCAGCAGACGTCGACAGCCGACTAG